Proteins encoded in a region of the Marinobacter arenosus genome:
- a CDS encoding cupredoxin domain-containing protein has product MKVSKFIAAAAAMSMTATVFAAGSHGGGHGGDIGEPGKAGDVSRTIQVEMHDNYYEPEAIDVTPGETVRFVVENKGNLVHEFNIGTPDMHEAHRDEMKMMVDHGVIQGGKLDHDMMNMDMGNGHSMKHDDPNSVLVEPGDKKEIVWTFSTKTVLEFACNIPGHYQSGMYGDVNFESAADTQASAN; this is encoded by the coding sequence ATGAAAGTATCAAAGTTTATTGCTGCAGCAGCAGCCATGTCCATGACCGCCACGGTCTTTGCGGCTGGCAGCCACGGCGGTGGTCATGGTGGGGACATCGGTGAGCCCGGCAAGGCAGGCGATGTGTCACGGACCATCCAGGTGGAAATGCACGATAACTACTATGAGCCCGAGGCCATCGACGTTACCCCAGGTGAAACGGTTCGTTTCGTCGTCGAGAACAAGGGTAACCTTGTCCATGAATTCAACATCGGCACTCCGGACATGCACGAGGCCCATCGTGACGAAATGAAGATGATGGTTGATCACGGCGTGATTCAGGGTGGCAAGCTCGATCACGACATGATGAACATGGATATGGGCAACGGCCATTCCATGAAGCACGACGACCCCAACAGCGTGCTGGTTGAGCCGGGCGACAAAAAGGAAATCGTCTGGACCTTCAGCACCAAGACCGTCCTCGAATTCGCTTGCAACATTCCCGGTCACTACCAGTCCGGAATGTACGGTGATGTGAACTTTGAATCCGCTGCAGACACCCAGGCCAGCGCAAACTGA
- a CDS encoding copper resistance protein B encodes MREDTSGRKDPLTVWGVQFEELEYRYSDDDEELGVWNGDAFYGTDALKFRWLGKGEYAIEEQAYEQLENQLLVQTPISDFFDAKAGVRFDTPEGPDRTYAVIGIAGLAPYWFEVDASLYVSDEGDTSAEFDAEYELLLTNHLILSAGVDATVAFSEDREIGLGKGLSSTETGLRLSYDLIDRSFSPYIGVVHERKYGDTADFARAEGGSTEDWFAVIGTRLAF; translated from the coding sequence ATGCGAGAGGATACGTCGGGTCGGAAAGATCCGCTGACCGTTTGGGGTGTGCAGTTTGAAGAACTGGAGTACCGCTATAGCGACGACGATGAGGAACTGGGTGTCTGGAATGGCGATGCCTTCTACGGAACTGATGCACTCAAATTCCGGTGGTTGGGCAAGGGTGAGTACGCCATTGAAGAGCAGGCGTATGAGCAGCTTGAGAACCAGCTACTCGTCCAGACCCCGATTTCTGACTTCTTCGACGCCAAGGCCGGGGTGAGGTTCGATACCCCGGAAGGGCCGGATCGGACCTACGCGGTTATTGGCATTGCCGGCTTGGCACCGTACTGGTTCGAGGTCGATGCGAGTTTGTATGTCAGTGACGAGGGCGACACCTCGGCCGAGTTTGACGCCGAATACGAACTGCTCCTGACCAACCACCTGATTCTCTCGGCCGGCGTGGACGCGACGGTCGCGTTCAGCGAGGATCGGGAAATAGGACTGGGTAAGGGCTTGAGTTCGACGGAAACCGGGCTTCGGCTGAGCTACGACCTGATCGATCGGTCCTTCTCGCCTTACATTGGTGTGGTCCACGAGCGCAAGTACGGTGATACCGCCGATTTCGCCAGAGCGGAAGGAGGCAGCACCGAAGACTGGTTTGCCGTAATCGGAACCAGGCTCGCCTTCTGA
- a CDS encoding ATP-binding protein, whose product MTWIKKPASVKNALLVLLLPAGIGLMGLAWLVHGLLLDRMSREFVESRLKDEVAFLEHQIRESSGRLDALQTGDYFQDVFHHAFAIQSPTQTLVSPESWTPLLMPLIASGQAGTIRVKDAVVDDAPSEILAYRASFFVDGTPIVVIVSEDLEALKSSQAELHLWTAILSVLLILLLVGVIWLGISYSMRPVLSLQAALKRLQGGEISRIHVQSPEEFRPLVQQLNQLLDSLDQRLERSRDALANLSHSVKTPIAAVRQILEDTSRPLDDDLRHQMAARLDDIDKQLEAEMRRSRFAGPQVGKSASPVKQARDLLWMLGRLYPEKSFELSTSLTDEARWPIEEHDLNEILGNLLDNAGKWSTQCVELTLEQEHNLARIVVTDDGPGVDEDELDKLGQRGLRLDEQTPGHGLGLSIVQDIVDRYGGRKRYSAAPNNGLKVVIDIGI is encoded by the coding sequence ATGACCTGGATTAAAAAGCCCGCGTCGGTCAAAAATGCCCTGCTCGTGCTGTTGTTACCGGCCGGTATCGGTTTGATGGGGTTGGCCTGGCTGGTACACGGCCTGCTACTTGATCGCATGTCGAGGGAATTTGTCGAGAGCCGGCTCAAGGACGAAGTGGCTTTCCTCGAACACCAGATACGCGAATCGAGCGGGCGCCTGGACGCACTCCAGACCGGAGACTACTTTCAGGATGTCTTTCACCATGCGTTCGCCATTCAATCGCCCACCCAGACCCTGGTATCGCCGGAATCCTGGACGCCCCTGTTGATGCCCCTGATCGCGTCCGGGCAAGCCGGAACCATCCGGGTAAAAGACGCGGTCGTCGACGATGCACCGTCGGAGATCCTTGCCTACCGGGCGTCCTTTTTCGTGGACGGAACGCCCATTGTGGTGATTGTCTCGGAGGATCTGGAGGCCCTGAAAAGCAGTCAGGCCGAACTTCACCTCTGGACCGCCATCCTCTCTGTACTTCTGATTCTCTTGCTGGTTGGCGTCATCTGGCTGGGCATCAGCTACTCCATGCGTCCTGTGTTATCGCTCCAGGCGGCCCTGAAACGGCTCCAGGGCGGCGAAATCTCTAGAATCCATGTCCAGAGCCCTGAAGAATTCCGTCCCCTCGTTCAGCAGTTAAATCAACTGTTGGATTCCCTCGATCAACGGCTGGAACGCTCACGGGACGCGCTGGCGAACCTGTCCCACAGTGTGAAAACGCCCATCGCGGCGGTCCGGCAGATCCTCGAGGACACCAGTCGCCCGCTCGACGATGACCTGAGGCATCAGATGGCCGCCCGGCTCGACGATATCGATAAGCAACTCGAAGCGGAAATGCGGCGCAGCCGGTTCGCAGGACCGCAGGTGGGCAAGAGCGCCAGTCCGGTCAAGCAGGCACGGGATCTGTTGTGGATGTTGGGACGCTTGTACCCGGAAAAATCATTCGAGCTCTCCACCTCGCTCACCGACGAGGCCCGCTGGCCGATCGAAGAGCACGATCTCAACGAGATCCTTGGCAACTTGCTTGATAATGCCGGTAAGTGGTCAACCCAGTGCGTAGAGCTGACCCTGGAGCAAGAACACAACCTGGCCCGGATTGTCGTAACCGACGACGGCCCGGGTGTTGATGAAGACGAATTGGATAAACTGGGCCAACGTGGGTTGCGGCTTGACGAGCAGACCCCCGGGCACGGCCTCGGTCTGTCCATCGTCCAGGACATTGTTGACCGATACGGCGGCCGAAAACGGTACTCAGCGGCGCCCAATAACGGTTTGAAGGTGGTGATCGATATCGGGATCTAG
- a CDS encoding copper resistance system multicopper oxidase — protein sequence MKKVLWAGALGLLMPVIAAAGEYNITVDRVMIDTGDFVKEGIGYNGASPGPVLRFKEGETATINVTNNLDEATSIHWHGLILPFTQDGVPGISFAGIPAGETFTYEFPVVQSGTYWFHSHSGFQEPNGAYGAIVIEPKGREPFRYNREYVIQLTDKHPHDGDRIMRNLKMMPDYYNRQQQTVGDFFSDISNHGFMATVQDRLAWGDMRMMKADVEDVQGFTGLINGKGPDQNWTGLFEPGERIRLRFINSSAMAYFDIRIPGLEMTVVQADGNNVQPVTVDEFRIGVAETYDVIVRPKTAEAYTIFAESMGRSGYARATLAPEEGMEAEVPELRDAPLLTMADMGGMHGMDHGNMDMSGSGDMSGMDHSSMEGMDHSAMGDMEGMDHSAMAGMDHSAMMMSEGGASDPFYAAGSGLVPVAANGGKFLSYSDLKAQKPLYEEREPTREIELRLTGNMERYTWSINGVKYEDAEPLRLQYGERVRFKFVNETMMTHPMHLHGMWSILDVGAGEWNPVKHTVSVQPGTTVYMETEVDAPGQWAFHCHLSYHAASGMFRKVVVEGGPDQGNTADIAVKQDGGDA from the coding sequence ATGAAAAAAGTCCTTTGGGCAGGGGCTCTCGGCCTCCTTATGCCTGTAATCGCGGCTGCCGGTGAGTACAACATCACTGTAGACCGCGTGATGATCGATACCGGTGATTTTGTCAAAGAAGGTATTGGTTACAACGGTGCCTCTCCGGGGCCGGTCCTCCGGTTCAAGGAGGGGGAGACCGCGACAATCAATGTCACCAATAATCTGGATGAGGCTACGTCCATTCACTGGCATGGACTGATTCTGCCGTTTACCCAGGACGGTGTGCCGGGCATCAGCTTTGCGGGCATCCCCGCCGGGGAAACCTTTACCTATGAGTTTCCCGTGGTTCAGAGTGGCACCTACTGGTTTCACAGCCATTCGGGCTTCCAGGAGCCGAACGGCGCCTACGGGGCGATTGTGATTGAGCCGAAAGGTCGCGAGCCGTTCCGCTATAACCGTGAGTACGTTATCCAACTGACGGATAAGCACCCCCATGATGGGGACCGGATCATGCGCAATCTCAAAATGATGCCGGACTATTACAACCGTCAGCAGCAGACGGTTGGCGATTTCTTTTCCGATATTTCCAACCATGGATTCATGGCCACCGTTCAGGATCGTCTCGCCTGGGGCGATATGCGGATGATGAAGGCGGACGTGGAAGACGTTCAGGGCTTTACGGGGTTGATCAATGGTAAAGGCCCGGACCAGAACTGGACCGGGTTGTTCGAGCCGGGCGAGCGAATTCGTCTGCGGTTTATCAATTCATCAGCCATGGCTTACTTTGATATTCGAATCCCCGGTCTGGAAATGACTGTGGTGCAGGCGGATGGCAATAACGTGCAGCCGGTAACCGTGGATGAATTCCGGATTGGCGTCGCGGAAACCTACGACGTGATCGTCCGTCCGAAGACTGCTGAGGCCTACACCATCTTTGCCGAGTCCATGGGCCGGTCCGGTTATGCTCGGGCCACCCTGGCACCGGAAGAGGGCATGGAAGCAGAGGTTCCCGAACTGCGGGATGCTCCGCTCCTGACCATGGCCGATATGGGCGGCATGCACGGAATGGACCACGGAAACATGGATATGAGCGGTTCCGGAGACATGTCCGGAATGGATCATTCGTCGATGGAGGGCATGGACCATTCAGCGATGGGCGATATGGAAGGCATGGATCACTCGGCAATGGCCGGGATGGATCACAGCGCCATGATGATGTCCGAAGGCGGCGCGAGTGACCCGTTCTATGCCGCTGGAAGCGGTCTTGTTCCGGTTGCGGCCAATGGCGGCAAGTTCCTTTCCTATTCCGATCTTAAAGCCCAGAAGCCGTTGTACGAGGAGCGTGAACCGACCCGGGAAATCGAGCTTCGCTTGACTGGAAACATGGAACGGTACACCTGGAGCATCAATGGGGTTAAGTACGAAGATGCTGAGCCACTGAGACTGCAGTATGGCGAGCGCGTCCGCTTCAAATTCGTGAACGAAACGATGATGACCCACCCGATGCACCTGCACGGCATGTGGTCGATCCTCGACGTGGGGGCGGGTGAGTGGAACCCGGTGAAGCACACGGTCAGTGTTCAGCCAGGCACAACGGTTTACATGGAAACGGAAGTGGATGCACCCGGCCAATGGGCCTTCCATTGCCACCTGTCCTATCATGCGGCCTCGGGCATGTTCCGGAAAGTTGTTGTGGAAGGCGGTCCTGACCAGGGCAACACCGCCGACATTGCTGTCAAGCAGGACGGAGGTGATGCATGA
- a CDS encoding response regulator has protein sequence MRLLLIEDDRLLADGLARQLEKAGFSVDTAHTAREAHLLGQQEDYRVGVLDLGLPDGNGLEVLRKWRLNRVTFPVLILTARGDWQDKVNGLKAGADDYLAKPFQTEELIARLNAIVRRSEGRVFSVVRTGRFELDENRQSLKVGDGSEHSLTGTEFRLLRCLMSRPGQVFSKEQLMEQLYNLNDNPSENVIEAYIRRLRKLVGTDTISTRRGQGYLFNDLD, from the coding sequence ATGCGCTTACTGCTCATTGAAGACGACCGCCTCTTGGCTGACGGGCTGGCGAGACAACTGGAAAAGGCGGGTTTCAGCGTCGACACCGCCCACACTGCCAGAGAGGCTCATCTGCTGGGCCAACAGGAAGACTACCGCGTCGGTGTCCTGGATCTGGGCTTACCCGATGGCAACGGGCTCGAGGTACTCCGCAAGTGGCGTTTAAACCGGGTGACGTTTCCGGTCCTGATCCTGACCGCCCGGGGAGACTGGCAGGATAAGGTGAATGGGTTGAAGGCCGGTGCCGACGACTATCTGGCAAAACCCTTCCAGACCGAGGAGTTGATTGCCCGCCTGAACGCCATTGTACGCAGAAGCGAAGGCAGGGTTTTCTCAGTGGTTCGAACCGGTCGGTTCGAACTGGATGAAAACCGCCAAAGCCTGAAGGTCGGTGATGGCAGTGAACACAGCCTGACGGGCACCGAGTTCCGGCTGCTTCGGTGCCTCATGAGTCGGCCGGGGCAGGTATTTTCAAAAGAGCAACTGATGGAACAGCTCTACAACCTGAACGACAACCCCAGCGAGAACGTCATCGAGGCTTATATCAGGCGGCTTCGTAAACTCGTCGGCACCGACACCATCTCAACCCGGCGTGGCCAGGGATACCTGTTTAATGACCTGGATTAA